One segment of Streptomyces sp. NBC_01463 DNA contains the following:
- a CDS encoding acetyl-CoA C-acetyltransferase: MPEAVIVSAARSPIGRAFKGSLKDLRADDLTATIIQTALAKVPELDPRDIDDLMLGCGLPGGEQGNNLGRIIAVQMGMDHLPGCTVTRYCSSSLQTSRMALHAIKAGEGDVFISAGVEMVSRFAKGNSDSLPDTRNPLFADAEARTAARAAESGASWHDPREDGLVPDAYIAMGQTAENLARIKGVTRQDMDEFGVRSQNLAEEALKNGFWEREITPVTTPDGTVVSKDDGPRAGVSLEGVQGLKPVFRPDGLVTAANCCPLNDGAAALVIMSDTKARELGLTPLARIVSTGVSGLSPEIMGYGPVEASKQALKRAGLTVDDIDLAEINEAFAAQVIPSYRDLGLPLDKVNVNGGAIAVGHPFGMTGARITGTLINSLQFHDKQFGLETMCVGGGQGMAMVIERLS; the protein is encoded by the coding sequence ATGCCCGAAGCCGTGATCGTCTCTGCTGCCCGTTCGCCCATCGGCCGGGCCTTCAAGGGTTCGCTGAAGGACCTGCGCGCGGACGACCTGACCGCCACGATCATCCAGACCGCCCTCGCCAAGGTGCCCGAGCTGGACCCCCGGGACATCGACGACCTGATGCTCGGCTGCGGCCTCCCCGGCGGCGAGCAGGGCAACAACCTGGGCCGCATCATCGCCGTGCAGATGGGGATGGACCACCTTCCCGGCTGTACGGTCACCCGCTACTGCTCGTCCTCCCTGCAGACCAGCCGCATGGCGCTGCACGCCATCAAGGCCGGCGAGGGCGACGTCTTCATCTCGGCCGGTGTCGAGATGGTGTCCCGCTTCGCCAAGGGCAACTCCGACAGCCTGCCCGACACCCGCAACCCGCTGTTCGCCGACGCCGAGGCGCGCACCGCGGCCCGTGCCGCGGAGTCGGGCGCGAGCTGGCACGACCCGCGCGAGGACGGCCTGGTCCCGGACGCGTACATCGCGATGGGGCAGACGGCGGAGAACCTGGCCCGGATCAAGGGCGTCACCCGTCAGGACATGGACGAGTTCGGCGTCCGCTCGCAGAACCTCGCCGAGGAAGCCCTGAAGAACGGCTTCTGGGAGCGCGAGATCACCCCGGTGACGACCCCGGACGGCACCGTGGTCTCCAAGGACGACGGCCCCCGCGCGGGCGTCTCCCTGGAGGGCGTGCAGGGTCTGAAGCCGGTCTTCCGCCCCGACGGTCTGGTCACCGCGGCCAACTGCTGCCCGCTCAACGACGGCGCCGCGGCGCTCGTGATCATGTCCGACACCAAGGCGCGCGAGCTGGGCCTGACCCCGCTGGCCCGGATCGTCTCCACCGGCGTCTCCGGCCTCTCCCCCGAGATCATGGGCTACGGACCGGTCGAGGCGAGCAAGCAGGCGCTGAAGCGGGCCGGGCTGACGGTCGACGACATCGACCTGGCCGAGATCAACGAGGCGTTCGCCGCCCAGGTGATCCCGTCCTACCGCGACCTGGGCCTGCCGCTGGACAAGGTCAACGTCAACGGCGGCGCCATCGCCGTCGGCCACCCCTTCGGCATGACCGGCGCGCGGATCACCGGCACGCTGATCAACAGCCTGCAGTTCCACGACAAGCAGTTCGGCCTGGAGACCATGTGCGTGGGCGGCGGCCAGGGCATGGCGATGGTCATCGAGCGGCTGAGCTGA
- a CDS encoding ornithine cyclodeaminase family protein: MTLVLTRSDILAMLDHEETVAAVEEAHTDLARGTAVLPVPPVMRLPGGEGGAFLAMAAASARAELATVKLLADLPANRERALPVQRSAILAVSTADGGCAALLDGGAVTRFRTAAASAVATRALMRPDARVLGLIGTGPLAPAHARALRTVWSYERVVLWGRTRDRALELARRLTDELGVAVEVAAGPREVTVAADVLCTLTPSREPLVRGAWFRPGLHVNAVGAPPRPDHREIDTEGMRRSVVVVDAYDTAVAKSGEVVIALAEGALREQDVRRELGDVLTGACAGRTSPEDITLFDSVGIGLQDLAAARLLIDRAGERGLGTRIDLTA, from the coding sequence ATGACTCTGGTCCTGACCCGCTCCGACATCCTCGCGATGCTCGACCACGAGGAGACCGTGGCGGCGGTGGAGGAGGCGCACACCGATCTCGCCCGGGGGACGGCGGTGCTGCCGGTGCCCCCGGTGATGCGGCTGCCCGGCGGGGAGGGCGGGGCGTTCCTCGCGATGGCCGCCGCCTCCGCCCGGGCGGAGCTGGCGACGGTGAAGCTGCTGGCCGATCTGCCGGCGAACCGGGAACGCGCCCTGCCCGTGCAGCGCTCGGCGATCCTTGCGGTGTCGACGGCGGACGGCGGGTGCGCGGCGCTGCTGGACGGCGGGGCGGTGACCCGTTTCCGTACGGCGGCGGCCTCGGCGGTGGCGACCCGGGCGCTGATGCGGCCGGATGCCCGGGTGCTCGGCCTGATCGGCACCGGCCCGCTCGCGCCGGCCCACGCCCGCGCGCTGCGGACGGTGTGGTCGTACGAGCGGGTGGTCCTCTGGGGACGTACCCGCGACCGGGCGCTGGAGCTGGCCCGGCGGCTCACCGACGAGCTGGGGGTGGCCGTCGAGGTGGCGGCGGGGCCGCGCGAGGTGACCGTGGCCGCCGATGTGCTGTGCACGCTCACTCCGTCCCGGGAGCCGCTGGTGCGGGGGGCGTGGTTCCGGCCGGGTCTGCACGTGAACGCGGTGGGGGCGCCGCCCCGGCCGGACCACCGGGAGATCGACACCGAGGGGATGCGGCGCTCGGTGGTGGTCGTGGACGCGTACGACACGGCGGTGGCCAAGTCAGGCGAGGTGGTGATCGCGCTGGCGGAGGGAGCGCTGCGCGAGCAGGACGTCCGTCGTGAGCTGGGGGACGTGCTGACGGGGGCGTGCGCCGGACGCACCTCCCCCGAGGACATCACCCTGTTCGACTCGGTGGGCATCGGCCTCCAGGACCTGGCCGCCGCACGGCTGCTCATCGACCGTGCGGGGGAACGGGGGCTCGGCACCCGGATCGATCTGACGGCCTGA
- a CDS encoding ABC transporter permease produces the protein MSTEQVLTELASGGVRLAVPLLLASSGELVSERAGVLNLSVEGMMLTGAFAGAAGSYTTGSAAAGVLCALIAGLLFAAVQALLSVTLRADQIVTGITANALALGATTYGARLLFPEGTGDSVAGFDPVAVPLLHELPVLGPALFEQTALGYLAFAVAGALALLLSRRTGPGLMADAIGEDATAADRSGLPVAAVRYAAVLLTGVTAGLAGAQLSLAEVHAFSDNMTGGIGYLAVIAVIAGRWRGGPTIVACLFFGLAQALQFVAPTLGLHLPSPLLVTLPYVIALLAVSGLVGRSRAPSGLTVPFVRGAR, from the coding sequence ATGAGCACCGAGCAGGTCCTCACCGAACTCGCCTCGGGCGGGGTGCGGCTCGCCGTGCCGCTGCTGCTCGCCTCGTCCGGGGAGCTGGTCAGCGAACGGGCCGGCGTCCTGAACCTGAGCGTCGAGGGCATGATGCTCACCGGCGCCTTCGCGGGCGCGGCCGGCTCGTACACCACGGGCAGCGCGGCCGCCGGGGTGCTGTGCGCGCTGATCGCCGGCCTCCTCTTCGCCGCCGTCCAGGCGCTGCTGAGCGTGACCCTGCGCGCCGACCAGATCGTCACCGGCATCACGGCCAACGCGCTGGCCCTCGGCGCGACCACCTACGGGGCGCGGCTGCTGTTCCCGGAGGGCACCGGGGACTCGGTGGCGGGCTTCGACCCCGTCGCCGTGCCGCTCCTCCACGAGCTGCCGGTCCTCGGTCCTGCCCTGTTCGAGCAGACCGCCCTCGGCTATCTGGCGTTCGCGGTGGCCGGGGCCCTGGCCCTGCTGCTGAGCCGCCGCACCGGCCCGGGGCTGATGGCCGACGCGATCGGCGAGGACGCCACCGCCGCCGACCGCAGCGGCCTGCCGGTGGCGGCGGTCCGGTACGCGGCGGTGCTCCTGACCGGAGTGACCGCCGGGCTCGCCGGGGCGCAGCTCTCGCTGGCCGAGGTGCACGCGTTCAGCGACAACATGACCGGCGGGATCGGCTACCTCGCCGTCATCGCGGTGATCGCGGGCCGCTGGCGGGGCGGTCCGACGATCGTGGCGTGCCTCTTCTTCGGCCTCGCGCAGGCGCTCCAGTTCGTCGCTCCCACGCTGGGTCTGCACCTGCCGTCGCCACTGCTGGTGACGCTGCCGTACGTCATCGCGCTGCTCGCGGTGAGCGGTCTGGTGGGACGCAGCCGGGCCCCGTCGGGCCTGACCGTCCCGTTCGTCCGCGGCGCCCGCTGA
- a CDS encoding ABC transporter permease, whose amino-acid sequence MIAPLTPSWRHPAVIASLAALAAAGAGLLLVIGAGATPAAAGGALIEGMFSTPYAIGSSLNTAAVLALIATGFTVAHRAGLVNVGGEGQLCAGGVAGAAAGLALPAGTPPVLGVTAVLAAGCAAGALWAWAAGLLLVRRGTSEVITTLLLNFVGIGLVSLAVHEEALLRQPATSTETLPQSAPLPEAGRLPLLGPADSPATAIVAVALLAAVVTALVLHHSPTGLRLRAVGHSRPASLRLGAPVDRLRAGSLAVAGGFAGLAGAALMATAPFVLAEHFSSGYGFSGLVVGLLARGSLTAVVGVSLLFGFLTNGGINLQLASQVPASSVQIVQSLLVLFIAASMLWKEKRP is encoded by the coding sequence ATGATCGCGCCCCTCACCCCCTCCTGGCGGCACCCCGCCGTCATCGCCTCGCTGGCCGCCCTCGCGGCCGCCGGCGCCGGACTCCTCCTCGTCATCGGTGCCGGTGCCACCCCGGCCGCTGCGGGCGGCGCCCTGATCGAGGGCATGTTCAGCACCCCTTACGCGATCGGCTCCTCCCTCAACACCGCCGCCGTCCTCGCCCTGATCGCCACCGGGTTCACCGTCGCCCACCGCGCCGGCCTGGTGAACGTCGGCGGCGAGGGCCAGCTCTGCGCCGGCGGGGTCGCGGGCGCGGCGGCCGGCCTCGCACTGCCCGCGGGGACGCCCCCGGTGCTCGGGGTCACGGCCGTGCTGGCCGCGGGCTGCGCGGCGGGCGCCCTGTGGGCCTGGGCGGCCGGCCTGCTGCTGGTGCGGCGCGGCACCAGCGAGGTCATCACCACGCTGCTCCTGAACTTCGTCGGCATCGGGCTCGTCTCGCTCGCCGTGCACGAGGAGGCCCTGCTGCGGCAGCCCGCCACCTCCACCGAGACGCTCCCGCAGTCGGCGCCGCTGCCCGAAGCCGGCCGGCTGCCGCTGCTCGGACCGGCGGACTCGCCCGCCACCGCGATCGTGGCCGTCGCCCTGCTGGCCGCCGTGGTGACCGCGCTCGTCCTGCACCACTCCCCGACCGGACTCCGGCTGCGCGCCGTCGGGCACTCGCGCCCGGCCTCGCTGCGGCTGGGCGCCCCGGTCGACCGGCTGCGGGCCGGCTCACTGGCCGTCGCGGGCGGCTTCGCCGGGCTGGCGGGCGCCGCGCTCATGGCGACCGCGCCCTTCGTGCTGGCCGAACACTTCTCGTCCGGCTACGGCTTCTCCGGGCTGGTGGTCGGCCTGCTGGCCCGGGGCTCGCTCACCGCCGTCGTGGGCGTCTCGCTGCTCTTCGGCTTCCTGACGAACGGCGGCATCAACCTCCAGCTGGCCTCCCAGGTGCCCGCCTCCTCCGTGCAGATCGTGCAGAGCCTGCTGGTGCTGTTCATCGCCGCCTCGATGCTGTGGAAGGAGAAGCGCCCATGA
- a CDS encoding ABC transporter ATP-binding protein, which yields MSAPAALEIAGLTKSFGDTRALDDVALRVEAGTVHCVLGENGAGKSTLCHLVGGGLTPDAGTMRLDGQGYAPARPADALAAGIATVHQHFSLVPTLTVAENLLLPAARSLRLPRRELATRLDRLEEAYGLGVDPAARIADLPVGIRQRVEIVKCLLRDPRLLLLDEPTGVLAPAEVDALLDTCRRIAADGRAVVLITHKLGEVARAGDAATVLRGGRVAGSAPLSELPAEKLVPLMIGRAPADLAPELAATLGLEPETGTHTGRAPGAGAEDAVRAGVPALRLRGVSVRRGDGSYALEDVGLDLAPGEILGIAGVEGNGQSELMAVLGGALTVEDGRVEAGGTDLTRASPRTRTAAGLGIVPEDRHHEGCVPELSVAENLFLGRLGAFRRFGVLLDRAAMHRAADRVLAEYDVRAAGPGAPMSSLSGGNQQKVVLARELALDPLVCLAAAQPTRGLDVGAVDAVLGRLREAAARGAGVLVVSSELDELLALCDRIAVAYRGRLHGPVTTADPGARATVSRLMLGAGTPELEAAS from the coding sequence GTGAGCGCGCCCGCCGCTCTGGAGATCGCCGGACTGACCAAGTCGTTCGGTGACACCCGCGCCCTGGACGACGTCGCCCTGCGGGTCGAGGCGGGCACCGTCCACTGCGTCCTCGGCGAGAACGGCGCGGGCAAGTCCACGCTCTGCCACCTCGTCGGCGGCGGCCTCACCCCCGACGCGGGGACGATGCGGCTGGACGGACAGGGGTACGCGCCCGCCCGTCCGGCCGACGCGCTGGCCGCCGGGATCGCCACCGTGCACCAGCACTTCTCCCTCGTACCGACCCTGACCGTGGCGGAGAACCTGCTGCTGCCGGCCGCCCGCTCGCTGCGGCTGCCGCGCCGCGAACTCGCCACCAGGCTCGACCGTCTGGAGGAGGCGTACGGACTCGGGGTCGACCCCGCCGCCCGGATCGCCGACCTCCCCGTCGGCATCCGCCAGCGCGTCGAGATCGTCAAGTGCCTGCTGCGCGATCCGCGGCTGCTCCTGCTGGACGAACCGACCGGCGTGCTGGCCCCGGCGGAGGTGGACGCCCTGCTCGACACCTGCCGCCGCATCGCGGCGGACGGCCGGGCCGTCGTCCTGATCACGCACAAGCTCGGCGAGGTGGCCCGGGCCGGTGACGCGGCGACCGTGCTGCGCGGCGGCCGCGTCGCGGGCAGCGCCCCGCTCTCCGAGCTGCCCGCCGAGAAGCTGGTCCCGCTGATGATCGGCCGCGCCCCGGCCGATCTGGCTCCGGAACTCGCGGCCACACTGGGCCTGGAGCCGGAGACGGGTACGCATACGGGCCGGGCACCGGGTGCGGGCGCGGAAGACGCCGTACGGGCCGGGGTCCCCGCCCTGCGCCTGCGCGGGGTCTCGGTCCGGCGCGGCGACGGGTCGTACGCGCTGGAGGACGTCGGACTCGACCTGGCACCCGGCGAGATCCTCGGCATCGCCGGGGTCGAGGGCAACGGCCAGAGCGAACTGATGGCCGTGCTCGGCGGGGCCCTGACCGTCGAGGACGGGCGCGTCGAGGCCGGCGGAACGGACCTGACCCGTGCCTCGCCGCGCACCCGTACCGCCGCCGGCCTGGGGATCGTCCCCGAGGACCGGCACCACGAGGGCTGCGTGCCCGAACTGTCGGTCGCGGAGAACCTGTTCCTCGGACGGCTCGGCGCGTTCCGCCGCTTCGGGGTGCTCCTGGACCGGGCCGCGATGCACCGGGCGGCCGATCGGGTGCTGGCCGAGTACGACGTCCGGGCCGCCGGTCCCGGCGCGCCGATGTCCAGTCTCTCCGGCGGCAACCAGCAGAAGGTCGTCCTCGCCCGGGAGCTGGCCCTCGACCCGCTCGTCTGCCTGGCCGCCGCCCAGCCGACCCGGGGTCTGGACGTCGGAGCGGTAGACGCCGTACTCGGCAGGCTGCGGGAGGCCGCGGCCCGTGGGGCGGGCGTCCTGGTGGTCTCCAGCGAGCTCGACGAACTCCTCGCCCTCTGCGACCGGATCGCGGTCGCCTACCGGGGCCGGCTCCACGGCCCCGTCACCACCGCGGACCCCGGCGCCCGCGCCACCGTCTCCCGTCTGATGCTCGGCGCCGGCACCCCAGAACTGGAAGCGGCCTCATGA
- a CDS encoding BMP family protein, with amino-acid sequence MVHLRNSVTASALAAGLLLLTACGSDGGSSAEGSGDAVRVGVLFAGSVSDQGFMQSAHLGYLRAGKAHRGKARLTMVEQIPAADYEAALVRFAGSSDLVISLGGQTDASVRKVAPRFPEVKFVEIGGPADGKPLANLGLYDPQQAEAAFLSGASAALLSKKGTVGFVGGAELPAIVNAAEEFANGAKAAKPGVRVLPPQYPGDFNDVAKAKQSALADFGAGADVLGQVLNLGQKGLAQAASQRGGRIVGGPIPAECGSAPAYAGYVKTDIGAEIEYAVAHALDGTWKAENVKFGLTTDKPASDLLVCGADAATRRKLDELKQRIATGKITTL; translated from the coding sequence GTGGTGCACCTGCGCAACTCCGTCACGGCCTCGGCACTGGCCGCGGGCCTGCTCCTGCTCACCGCCTGCGGTTCGGACGGGGGCTCATCGGCCGAGGGCTCCGGCGACGCCGTCAGGGTCGGCGTCCTGTTCGCCGGATCGGTCTCCGACCAGGGATTCATGCAGTCCGCGCACCTCGGGTACCTGCGCGCCGGGAAGGCGCACCGGGGCAAGGCGCGGCTCACCATGGTCGAGCAGATCCCGGCCGCCGACTACGAGGCGGCCCTCGTCCGCTTCGCCGGCTCCTCCGACCTGGTGATCTCGCTCGGCGGCCAGACCGACGCCTCCGTCCGCAAGGTCGCCCCGCGCTTCCCGGAGGTGAAGTTCGTCGAGATCGGCGGGCCGGCCGACGGGAAGCCGCTGGCCAACCTCGGCCTGTACGACCCCCAGCAGGCCGAGGCCGCCTTCCTCTCCGGCGCGTCCGCCGCCCTGCTCAGCAAGAAGGGGACCGTCGGATTCGTCGGCGGCGCCGAACTTCCCGCGATCGTCAACGCGGCCGAGGAGTTCGCCAACGGGGCGAAGGCCGCGAAGCCGGGTGTGCGGGTGCTGCCCCCGCAGTACCCGGGCGACTTCAACGACGTCGCCAAGGCCAAGCAGTCCGCACTGGCCGACTTCGGCGCCGGGGCGGACGTGCTGGGCCAGGTCCTGAACCTCGGCCAGAAGGGCCTGGCCCAGGCCGCCTCGCAACGCGGCGGCCGGATCGTCGGCGGCCCGATCCCGGCGGAGTGCGGCAGCGCCCCGGCGTACGCGGGCTATGTGAAGACGGACATCGGCGCCGAGATCGAGTACGCCGTCGCGCACGCGCTCGACGGGACCTGGAAGGCCGAGAACGTGAAGTTCGGCCTCACCACCGACAAGCCCGCCAGCGACCTCCTGGTGTGCGGCGCGGACGCGGCCACCCGGCGCAAGCTCGACGAGCTGAAGCAGCGGATCGCCACCGGGAAGATCACCACCCTGTGA
- a CDS encoding GntR family transcriptional regulator produces the protein MTERSSLRDLVYETLRRRIVEVDLPPGRRLVERDLAAELKVSRIPLREGLRLLAAEGLVVLVPHRGALVAPFTPADVRDLFDVRESLESLAARLTAERHDGTGLARLAERLEQARSATRSGDWRAIAEANAGFHVDIVELAANPLLSGIMGPLEARTHWLFRLTAQRDADEQCAEHEVLYEAIAARDADRAAALAHAHVASGRATSTELAARWSHPEVDPAEVASRRRRRAPESPAA, from the coding sequence GTGACGGAGCGCAGCTCGCTGCGGGACCTGGTGTACGAGACCCTGCGGCGGCGGATCGTCGAGGTCGACCTCCCGCCGGGCCGGCGCCTCGTGGAACGGGACCTCGCCGCCGAGCTGAAGGTCTCCCGCATCCCCCTGCGCGAAGGGCTGCGGCTGCTCGCCGCGGAGGGACTGGTCGTGCTGGTCCCGCACCGGGGCGCGCTGGTGGCGCCGTTCACGCCCGCCGACGTACGGGACCTCTTCGACGTACGCGAGTCGCTGGAGTCCCTCGCGGCCCGGCTCACCGCCGAGCGCCACGACGGGACCGGGCTGGCCCGGCTGGCGGAGCGGCTGGAGCAGGCGAGGTCGGCGACCAGGTCCGGGGACTGGCGGGCCATCGCCGAGGCGAACGCGGGCTTCCACGTCGACATCGTGGAACTGGCCGCTAACCCGCTGCTCAGCGGCATCATGGGCCCGCTGGAGGCCCGTACGCACTGGCTGTTCCGGCTGACCGCGCAGCGCGACGCGGACGAGCAGTGCGCCGAGCACGAGGTGCTGTACGAGGCCATCGCGGCCCGGGACGCGGACCGGGCCGCCGCCCTGGCCCACGCACACGTGGCGAGCGGCCGGGCGACCAGCACGGAGCTGGCCGCCCGCTGGTCGCACCCCGAGGTCGACCCGGCCGAGGTCGCCTCACGCCGGCGCCGCCGGGCCCCGGAGTCCCCGGCGGCCTGA
- a CDS encoding SGNH/GDSL hydrolase family protein, whose amino-acid sequence MARRIAAGAAYGGGSIGLLGAAAVGVLLAEVQLAKRQVGGGVAPVPPSADGRYGVAFAGPAEPLRFGLLGDSTAAGQGVRRAGHTPGALLASGLAAVSERPVDLRNVAQPGARSDDLERQVSLLLADPARVPDVCVIMIGANDVTHRMPATQSVRCLTTAVRRLRTAGAEVVVGTCPDLGTIEPVYQPLRWLARRVSRQLAAAQTIGSVEQGGRTVSLGDLLGPEFEANPRELFGPDNYHPSAEGYATAAMALLPTLCAVLGLWPETDHLDGARREDMLPVAKAASQAAREAGTEVTGARAPWALLKHRRRRRLPSATEPHPHPHPEMHGEPGGSTRVERRPGTDTGTSPRHA is encoded by the coding sequence GTGGCACGGCGGATCGCGGCGGGCGCGGCCTACGGCGGTGGCAGCATCGGGCTGCTGGGCGCCGCGGCGGTAGGCGTCCTGCTGGCGGAGGTCCAGCTGGCGAAGCGGCAGGTGGGCGGTGGTGTCGCACCGGTCCCGCCGAGTGCGGACGGGCGGTACGGGGTGGCGTTCGCCGGCCCCGCGGAACCCTTGCGGTTCGGGCTGCTCGGTGACTCCACGGCGGCCGGGCAGGGGGTGCGCCGGGCCGGGCACACCCCGGGGGCGCTGCTCGCCTCGGGGCTCGCGGCGGTGTCGGAGCGGCCGGTGGATCTGCGCAATGTGGCGCAGCCGGGTGCCCGTTCGGACGATCTGGAGCGGCAGGTCTCGCTGCTCCTCGCGGACCCGGCCCGGGTGCCGGACGTCTGCGTGATCATGATCGGGGCGAACGACGTCACGCACCGGATGCCCGCCACCCAGTCGGTGCGCTGTCTGACGACGGCGGTGCGCAGGCTGCGGACGGCGGGGGCCGAGGTCGTCGTGGGCACCTGCCCCGACCTGGGCACGATCGAGCCGGTCTACCAGCCGCTGCGGTGGCTGGCGCGGCGGGTGAGCCGGCAGCTGGCGGCGGCGCAGACGATCGGTTCGGTCGAGCAGGGCGGGCGGACGGTGTCGCTGGGCGATCTGCTGGGCCCGGAGTTCGAGGCGAACCCGCGGGAGCTGTTCGGCCCGGACAACTACCACCCGTCGGCGGAGGGCTACGCGACGGCGGCGATGGCGCTGCTGCCGACGCTCTGCGCGGTGCTCGGGCTGTGGCCGGAGACCGATCATCTGGACGGGGCCCGGCGCGAGGACATGCTGCCGGTGGCCAAGGCGGCGTCCCAGGCGGCCAGGGAGGCCGGTACGGAGGTCACCGGGGCCCGGGCGCCCTGGGCACTCCTCAAGCACCGCAGGCGGCGGCGTCTGCCCTCGGCCACGGAGCCGCATCCCCATCCGCACCCGGAGATGCACGGGGAACCGGGCGGCTCCACCCGGGTGGAGCGCCGGCCGGGCACGGACACGGGCACCTCGCCCCGGCACGCCTGA
- a CDS encoding cystathionine beta-synthase, which translates to MQFHDSMISLVGNTPLVRLRSVTAGIQATVLAKVEYFNPGGSVKDRIALRMIEAAEQSGELLPGGTIVEPTSGNTGVGLAIVAQQKGYKCIFVCPDKVSTDKINVLRAYGAEVVVCPTAVDPEHPDSYYNVSDRLVRETPGAWKPDQYSNPNNPRSHYETTGPELWEQTEGKITHFVAGVGTGGTISGTGRYLKEASGGAVQVIGADPEGSVYSGGSGRPYLVEGVGEDFWPSAYDRTVTDEIVAVSDKDSFQMTRRLAKEEGLLVGGSCGMAVVGALEVAKRLGPDDVVVVLLPDSGRGYLSKIFNDEWMADYGFLEDTGPSARVADVLDYKAGPIPTLVHMHPEETVGEAIDVLREYGVSQMPIVKPGAGHPDVMAAEVIGSVVERELLNALFAQRASLSDPLEKHMSPPLPQVGSGEPVEDLMAVLGGTGAADAAIVLVEGKPKGVVSRQDLLAFLAKDATAATVTP; encoded by the coding sequence GTGCAATTCCACGATTCGATGATCAGTCTCGTAGGCAATACCCCGCTGGTGAGGCTGCGCAGTGTCACGGCCGGCATCCAGGCGACGGTCCTGGCCAAGGTCGAGTACTTCAACCCCGGCGGTTCGGTCAAGGACCGGATCGCCCTGCGCATGATCGAGGCCGCCGAGCAGAGCGGCGAGCTGCTGCCCGGCGGCACGATCGTCGAGCCGACCAGCGGCAACACGGGCGTCGGCCTGGCGATCGTCGCGCAGCAGAAGGGCTACAAGTGCATCTTCGTCTGCCCGGACAAGGTGTCCACGGACAAGATCAACGTACTGCGCGCCTACGGTGCCGAGGTCGTCGTCTGCCCGACGGCCGTCGACCCCGAGCATCCGGACTCGTACTACAACGTCTCGGACCGGCTGGTCCGTGAGACGCCGGGCGCCTGGAAGCCCGACCAGTACTCGAACCCCAACAACCCGCGCTCGCACTACGAGACCACCGGTCCCGAGCTGTGGGAGCAGACGGAGGGGAAGATCACCCACTTCGTCGCGGGGGTCGGCACCGGCGGCACCATCAGCGGCACCGGCCGCTATCTGAAGGAGGCCAGCGGCGGCGCCGTCCAGGTGATCGGCGCGGACCCGGAGGGCTCGGTCTACTCCGGCGGCTCCGGCCGGCCGTATCTGGTCGAGGGCGTCGGTGAGGACTTCTGGCCGTCGGCGTACGACCGGACGGTCACGGACGAGATCGTCGCCGTGTCCGACAAGGACTCCTTCCAGATGACCCGCAGGCTCGCCAAGGAGGAGGGGCTGCTCGTCGGCGGTTCCTGCGGTATGGCGGTCGTGGGCGCCCTGGAGGTCGCGAAGCGGCTCGGACCCGACGACGTGGTCGTCGTCCTGCTGCCGGACAGCGGCCGCGGCTACCTGTCGAAGATCTTCAACGACGAGTGGATGGCCGACTACGGCTTCCTGGAGGACACCGGCCCCTCCGCCCGGGTCGCGGACGTCCTCGACTACAAGGCGGGCCCGATCCCGACGCTCGTCCACATGCACCCGGAGGAGACCGTCGGCGAGGCGATCGACGTGCTCCGCGAGTACGGCGTCTCCCAGATGCCGATCGTGAAGCCCGGCGCGGGCCACCCGGACGTGATGGCCGCCGAGGTCATCGGCTCGGTCGTCGAGCGCGAACTGCTCAACGCGCTCTTCGCCCAGCGCGCCTCGCTCTCCGACCCGCTGGAGAAGCACATGTCCCCGCCGCTGCCGCAGGTCGGCTCCGGCGAACCGGTCGAGGACCTGATGGCCGTGCTCGGCGGTACGGGGGCCGCGGACGCGGCGATCGTGCTGGTGGAGGGCAAGCCCAAGGGCGTTGTCAGCCGCCAGGACCTGCTGGCGTTCCTCGCCAAGGACGCGACGGCCGCCACCGTCACGCCGTAG